From Nicotiana tabacum cultivar K326 chromosome 22, ASM71507v2, whole genome shotgun sequence, one genomic window encodes:
- the LOC107768782 gene encoding uncharacterized protein LOC107768782 — protein MRMLKGVFVALFVVTLVLICSSGYVFCKNETESSSSTLKILLEIKKSFVDGPENVLRDWSENNPNYCKWRGVSCARNSVQVVSLNLSDSSLSGSISPSIGLLHDLLQLDLSSNLLSGPIPPTLSNLTSLESLLLFSNQLTGPIPIEIGLLKNLQVLRIGDNGLTGTIPTTFGDLENLVTLGLATCNLGGKIPSELGKLSQLENLNLQENQLEGPIPAEIGNCSSLVAFSVAVNNLNGTIPEELANLKNLQVLNFANNSLSGQIPAELVGMNQLLYLSLLGNHLEGSIPKSLAKLSNLQNLDLSGNRLSGEIPGEFGNMDQLLFLVLTSNNLSGSIPKSICSSASSLEHMMLSENQLSGEIPVELRDCRSLKLLDLSNNTLSGSIPVELSELVELTDLLLNNNTLVGSISPWIANLTNLQTLALSHNNLRGNIPKEIGMLGNLEILFLYENQLSGEIPMETGNCSSLQMIDFYGNQFTGNIPITIGRLKQLNFIDLRQNDLSGEIPASLGNCHQLKTLDLADNRLSGSIPTTFGYLRALEQLMLYNNSFEGNLPDELINVSNLTRINLSHNKLNGSIAALCSSTSFLSFDVTNNAFDHDIPPHLGYSPFLERLRLGNNRFTGKIPWTLGLNRELSLLDLSGNELTGSIPAQLSLSRKLTHLDLNNNLLSGSIPTWLGNLPLLGELKLASNKFSGPLPRELFNCSKLLVLSLEDNSLNGTIPLEIGMLNSLNVLNLDRNQLSGPIPTTIGNLSKLYILRLSGNTFTGEIPSEVGQLKNLQSILDLSFNNLTGQIPPSVGTLSKLEALDLSHNQLIGEVPPQVGEMSSLGKLNLSYNNLHGKLDKQYAHWPADAFTGNHLCGSPLQNCEDSKSNNQDPGLSNSTVVIISVISTTVAIILLLLGAALFFKQRREAFRRESSVNYAYSSSSSQGQKRPLFGSVAAKRDIRWDDIMDATNNLSTEFIIGSGGSGTVYKAELFNGEIVAIKRIPSKDDLLLDKSFAREIKTLWRIRHRHLVRLMGYCNNRGEGSNLLIYEYMENGSVWDWLHKQPANNKTKKCLDWEARLKIAVGLAQGIEYLHHDCVPKIIHRDIKSSNILLDSNMEAHLGDFGLAKAIKDNYDSFNTESNMWFAGSYGYIAPEYAYSLKATEKSDVYSMGIVLMELVSGRMPTDGSFGEDMDMVRWVESRIEMSGTTREELIDPVLKPLLPNEESAAFQVLEIALPCTKTAPAERPSSRKVCDQLLHVFNDKVVHSDKMSPDNYV, from the exons ATGAGGATGCTTAAAGGAGTTTTCGTAGCTTTGTTTGTTGTAACATTAGTTCTTATATGTTcaagtggatatgtgttttgcAAGAATGAAACCGAgtcatcatcatcaacactgAAGATTCTTTTGGAGATAAAGAAATCATTTGTTGATGGTCCAGAAAATGTGTTGAGAGATTGGTCTGAAAACAATCCAAATTACTGCAAATGGAGAGGTGTTTCATGTGCAAGAAACTCAGTACAAGTGGTGAGCCTAAACCTTTCTGATTCTTCACTCAGTGGGTCAATTTCACCATCCATTGGCCTTTTGCATGACCTGCTCCAACTTGATCTTTCTTCTAATCTGCTCTCAGGTCCCATTCCACCTACTCTTTCTAACCTTACTTCTTTGGAATCTCTCCTCCTTTTTTCCAACCAACTCACTGGCCCCATTCCCATTGAAATTGGCTTGCTGAAAAATCTCCAAGTCCTTAGAATCGGTGATAATGGCCTAACAGGGACAATTCCAACTACTTTTGGTGATCTTGAAAATTTGGTCACTCTTGGCTTGGCCACATGCAACCTAGGTGGCAAGATTCCTTCTGAATTAGGAAAACTCAGCCAGCTTGAGAACCTGAATTTACAGGAGAATCAACTGGAAGGTCCAATTCCAGCTGAAATTGGCAACTGCTCCAGCCTAGTTGCATTCAGTGTTGCTGTCAACAATCTCAATGGAACAATCCCAGAAGAATTAGCAAACCTTAAAAACCTCCAAGTTCTCAATTTTGCTAATAATAGCCTCTCTGGACAGATTCCTGCTGAGCTTGTTGGAATGAATCAGCTGCTTTATCTTAGCTTGCTTGGTAATCACCTTGAAGGTTCGATCCCAAAGTCTTTGGCAAAGTTGAGCAACCTTCAGAATTTAGACTTGTCTGGAAACAGACTTTCTGGTGAAATTCCTGGAGAATTCGGCAACATGGATCAGCTACTATTCTTGGTTCTGACAAGCAACAATCTTTCTGGTAGCATACCGAAAAGCATTTGTTCCAGTGCGAGCAGTTTGGAACACATGATGCTTTCGGAAAACCAACTTTCTGGTGAAATCCCTGTGGAATTGAGAGATTGCAGGtcactaaagctgctcgatttgTCTAATAACACGCTCAGTGGTTCGATACCAGTAGAGCTGTCCGAGTTGGTTGAGTTGACTGATCTCCTGCTTAACAACAACACTTTGGTTGGTTCAATATCTCCATGGATAGCAAACCTCACAAATCTGCAAACGTTGGCATTGTCTCACAACAACTTACGTGGCAATATACCGAAAGAGATAGGAATGCTTGGGAACCTTGAGATCCTCTTTCTATATGAGAACCAGTTATCTGGAGAAATCCCAATGGAGACAGGCAATTGTTCTAGCTTGCAGATGATCGATTTTTATGGAAATCAATTCACAGGCAACATTCCCATTACAATTGGAAGGCTAAAGCAGCTGAATTTCATTGATCTTAGACAAAATGATCTCTCTGGTGAAATTCCCGCCAGCTTGGGGAATTGTCACCAACTGAAGACCCTTGATTTGGCAGATAATCGACTATCTGGTAGCATCCCTACGACGTTTGGTTATCTTCGAGCTCTGGAGCAGCTTATGCTTTATAACAACTCCTTTGAAGGTAATCTTCCTGATGAACTGATCAATGTTTCAAATTTGACGAGAATCAATCTTTCTCATAATAAACTGAATGGTAGTATTGCTGCCCTGTGCAGTTCAACATCGTTTCTTTCTTTTGATGTTACAAATAATGCATTTGATCATGATATTCCACCCCACCTGGGATATTCACCATTTCTTGAAAGGTTAAGGCTAGGAAACAACCGTTTCACTGGAAAAATCCCTTGGACATTGGGATTAAACCGTGAACTATCACTGCTAGATCTCTCCGGAAACGAATTGACTGGTTCAATACCTGCACAGCTTTCTCTGTCCAGAAAGCTCACCCATCTTGATCTCAATAATAACCTTCTTTCTGGATCAATCCCTACTTGGCTCGGAAACTTGCCGCTCTTGGGTGAGCTCAAGCTGGCCTCTAATAAATTCTCAGGACCTCTTCCTAGAGAATTGTTCAACTGCTCAAAGCTTTTAGTGCTGTCTCTAGAAGACAATTCACTGAATGGAACTATACCCCTTGAAATTGGTATGCTCAATTCCCTTAATGTCCTAAATCTTGACAGAAACCAACTCTCTGGTCCCATTCCAACTACCATTGGCAACTTAAGCAAGCTCTACATACTCCGTCTCTCGGGAAACACCTTTACTGGTGAAATACCCAGTGAAGTAGGACAGCTCAAGAATCTTCAAAGCATACTGGATTTGAGTTTCAACAACCTCACTGGCCAAATTCCTCCTTCTGTTGGGACACTCTCTAAACTTGAAGCACTTGATCTATCTCATAACCAGCTCATCGGAGAAGTTCCTCCTCAAGTTGGTGAAATGAGCAGTTTGGGCAAGCTTAACCTCTCTTACAACAACCTTCACGGCAAATTGGACAAACAGTATGCACATTGGCCAGCTGATGCATTCACCGGGAATCATCTATGTGGAAGTCCTCTGCAAAATTGCGAAGACTCCAAGTCCAACAATCAGGATCCAGGGCTAAGTAACTCAACAGTGGTAATAATTTCAGTGATATCAACTACAGTGGCAATTATACTTCTGTTGCTTGGAGCTGCCCTCTTTTTCAAGCAAAGGCGAGAAGCCTTTAGAAGAGAAAGTTCAGTAAATTATGCTTACTCTTCCAGCTCTTCCCAAGGACAAAAGAGACCACTCTTTGGAAGTGTTGCTGCCAAGCGCGATATCAGGTGGGATGACATCATGGACGCAACAAATAATCTAAGCACCGAGTTCATAATCGGATCTGGTGGATCTGGAACTGTCTACAAAGCTGAGTTGTTTAATGGAGAGATAGTGGCAATCAAGAGAATACCAAGCAAGGATGATCTGTTGCTGGACAAAAGCTTTGCAAGAGAAATCAAAACACTTTGGAGGATAAGGCATAGGCACTTGGTGAGGCTAATGGGGTATTGTAACAATAGAGGAGAAGGTTCAAATCTACTGATATATGAGTATATGGAGAATGGAAGTGTGTGGGATTGGCTGCACAAGCAGCCAGCTAATAATAAGACGAAGAAGTGCCTCGACTGGGAGGCGAGGCTGAAGATAGCAGTGGGATTAGCACAAGGAATTGAGTACCTTCATCATGATTGTGTGCCCAAGATCATTCACAGGGATATCAAATCCAGCAATATTTTGTTAGACTCTAACATGGAGGCACATTTGGGAGATTTTGGGCTGGCCAAAGCCATTAAGGATAACTATGATTCCTTCAACACAGAATCAAACATGTGGTTTGCTGGTTCTTATGGTTATATTGCTCCAG AGTATGCTTATTCTTTGAAGGCAACAGAGAAGAGTGATGTTTATAGCATGGGTATTGTACTCATGGAGCTTGTTAGTGGAAGGATGCCAACTGATGGGAGTTTTGGAGAAGACATGGACATGGTGAGGTGGGTTGAGTCGCGTATTGAAATGTCTGGAACTACTAGGGAAGAGCTCATTGATCCCGTGTTGAAACCATTGTTACCCAATGAAGAAAGTGCTGCATTTCAGGTGCTGGAAATAGCACTGCCATGCACGAAAACTGCACCTGCTGAAAGGCCATCTTCCAGGAAAGTTTGTGATCAATTGCTACATGTATTTAACGACAAGGTGGTTCATTCTGATAAGATGAGTCCAGACAATTACGTTTAG